The genomic segment TGAGAGCATTTGctcattttcttctttcttttttctcgcAGATTAGCGGTGTATTGGCGGTGACAGCCataaaggtaattttttttaaaaaaatctggcTTAAatttgtttcttcaattttcttgtTTCCAATAATTTTGTAGTATCAGTTTTAATGAATtcgttcttttttatttttattttttgggattTTGATGTTCTTTTTGCATattgaattagatttttttaattattttagtgtgATTGAGATGTCTTATTTGTACAAGTAACTCTCTGAACATGTTCACTTCAAAGATTGttcttaaaattcattttatttgatttcattaaaaatattgtAAATCTGAGTTTTTCTTGTTCTAAATTAGggattttgttgattttttttatgattgtaAAAACCAGAAGGTTGAATTTTGTGTTCTGCCCTTAGTTTCTGTTTCTTTGAGCTGTTTATGATACACACACACACGTATAAAATCATCCTTTTGCGCCGATGGGCAGCCATGCTTGTAAATAGGTTGTCTTGTTGAATATGTTGGAATTATTTCCGGTTTTACTCATTTTAACGTCGGTTGCTGTTGTTTTAATTAATGATGTTGTTAAACAGCAGCTTTTAAGCTAGCCCTTCATCAGGACAGACATACGATTGACTTGCTTGTTTCTAGTTATTAGCTTTTTCCGCCATCGATGTATGTTGCTTTGAGCTGCTATATACTTATGATTATCTTCTTTATGGAACAGTTGCTATGGCATCAGATATGTTTGTGGTTCCACAAACAAGAGGTACTGTCTTGTGTTGCAAATGTGGTATTTCAATGGCGCCAAATCCTGCCAACATGTGCGTAACATGTTTGAGGTCTGAAGTTGACATCACGGAAGGTTTACGAAAGCATGTGACCATTATGCATTGTCCCGATTGTGATAGCTACTTGCAGCCCCCAAGAACTTGGATAAAAGCTCAGTTGGAATCGAAGGAGCTCTTGACGTTTTGTGTGAAACGGCTGGAGACTGATTTGAAGAAAGTTAGGCTGGTAAATGCTGAATTCATTTGGACTGAACCACATTCTAAGAGAATCAAGGTCAAGCTGAAGGTTCAAAAAGAGGTTCTTAATGGAGCGATTTTGGAGCAATCTTATGTTGTTGAGTATGTTCAACAAGATAACATGTGTGACTCTTGTACGAGGTTTCAGGCGAATCCTGACCAGTGGGTGGCTTCTGTGCAACTCAGACAGCGTGTATCCCACAGACGAACCTTCTTTTATTTGGAACAGCTCATCCTGAAACATGATGCTGCTGCCCATGCCATTAAAATCAAGCAAATGGATCAAGGAATTGATTTTTTCTTTGCTAACAGGAGTCATGCTGTGAAGTTTGTCGAATTTTTAGGTAAAGTTGCTCCAACAAAGAGTAGACATGACAAACAGCTTGTGTCTCATGATCCCAAGAGTAATAATTACAATTACAAGTACACATTCTCGGTCGAAATATCCCCCATTTGCCGTGAGGATTTGATTTGTTTGCCTCCAAAGGTGGCTACTAGTTTGGGGAACCTTGGTCCGCTTGTGATCTGCACGAAAGTTACGAACAACATTACATTGTTGGATCCGTTTACTCTGAGGCAGTGTTTCTTGGACACTGACCAGTATTGGAGGCATTCCTTCAAGTCCCTACTTGGTAGCAGGCAACTGGTGGAATATGATGTCTTTAACATTGAAGTTGTTTCTCCTGAATATAATCTTGGGGGCTCGAAATATGTAATGGCAGATGCTGAGGTGGCTCGTGTAAGTGATTACGGGAAGTTGTTTTACATAAGAACACATCTAGGCCATATTCTAAAGCCTGGAGATCGTGCACTCGGGTACGATCTTTATGGGGCCAACAGTAATGATATCGAACTCGATAAGTATAGAGGACTTGTCCTTCCTGAGGCAATTCTGATAAAGAAGAGCTATGAAGAAAAACGCCAGAAGAAGCGTGGGAAGCCTCGTCCATGGAAGCTTAAGTCCCTCGATATGGAACTAGACGAATCTAAAGGTAGAGCGAACGAACAGAAGCTGGACACAGAATATGAGGAGTTCTTGAGAGATTTGGAAGAGAACCCTGAGCTAAGGTTCAACTTATCACTGTACCGTAACAAAGATTACCAGCCATCAGAGATGGTATCGGTGTCAGATGGGGATGATCTGCCTTCGGTTCCATTGGAAGAGTTGCTGGCCGATCTCGAGCTGAGTGAACAAGAAGATGGTGAAGATAGCATGAGAGAATGAATCTTTGTTGTACTTCTCGTATGCTACTTTTTTTGAGTTTTGCCTTGAAATGATGTTTTGAGTTATTGCTTTGtgttttttgtttccttttttttggGGGGATATAGTAAATAAATTTTCTGATCATGAATtttatctctcttttttttttttgcattagggctttcaaaaatattttatgtaacaAAATAGTATAAAGTAGCTGTTCAAAGTTGGTACTAAGCCTTAGTATTACTATGAGTAGTGTGTTTAtttacggttagtgtaaaaataatggtGGTAGTGAGATTAGTTATTGTAACAATATTGTAGCgtaagacaaaaagtaagttaaataTCGTTCCGTATTTCATTGTCCATCCAAACTCATcttaattgtgaaaagttataaaataatcacttaattatttgtATCTTTTTTTATCACCAAATAATAAATTGACagaaaataacaattttaatcaacatttatatattgtattaatttagtcttgattctaaaaaattacTCTCGAGATTTGCACATTGTGTAATTCAGGGTTTTTTCTtttgtagttttatttttatttgtgatATTGAAGGTTAATTTCAAAAGATGTCAAAATTATTGTCTTAAATTTTTAGGTGTTCTATTTTTGatcaaattttattatagatttgaTTTCTTTCAACTTTTTTAGGTAATAGGATCACAAAGAAAagcaaagttgaaaaaaaaatagaagactaaattatgtaatgtgccaatgttgagggttaaattttttagaatcaagactaaattgacataatttataaatattaagagttaaaaAGTTACTATTATGCCAATTCTAAAAGCTATCACATAACGGTTgataactaaaaaagaaaaaaaaaatattaataattgagtAACTGTTAATGTAGTTTACTGTAATTGTCAAACTAGATAATTCTCAATTTGATTCATGAAGTTATTTGATAACCATGATGAGTTCCTCAATTCTAT from the Gossypium hirsutum isolate 1008001.06 chromosome D09, Gossypium_hirsutum_v2.1, whole genome shotgun sequence genome contains:
- the LOC107892343 gene encoding 60S ribosomal export protein NMD3 — encoded protein: MASDMFVVPQTRGTVLCCKCGISMAPNPANMCVTCLRSEVDITEGLRKHVTIMHCPDCDSYLQPPRTWIKAQLESKELLTFCVKRLETDLKKVRLVNAEFIWTEPHSKRIKVKLKVQKEVLNGAILEQSYVVEYVQQDNMCDSCTRFQANPDQWVASVQLRQRVSHRRTFFYLEQLILKHDAAAHAIKIKQMDQGIDFFFANRSHAVKFVEFLGKVAPTKSRHDKQLVSHDPKSNNYNYKYTFSVEISPICREDLICLPPKVATSLGNLGPLVICTKVTNNITLLDPFTLRQCFLDTDQYWRHSFKSLLGSRQLVEYDVFNIEVVSPEYNLGGSKYVMADAEVARVSDYGKLFYIRTHLGHILKPGDRALGYDLYGANSNDIELDKYRGLVLPEAILIKKSYEEKRQKKRGKPRPWKLKSLDMELDESKGRANEQKLDTEYEEFLRDLEENPELRFNLSLYRNKDYQPSEMVSVSDGDDLPSVPLEELLADLELSEQEDGEDSMRE